A window from Bufo bufo chromosome 1, aBufBuf1.1, whole genome shotgun sequence encodes these proteins:
- the LOC120987250 gene encoding uncharacterized protein LOC120987250: protein MLRSSGTSERNVRDVLSENADLKKFYEQMRREVRAVLSRHEGILGRVTTEDSPIVNKRVGGGRTRPNRVGDVGLTGILRKQWNSLKQLVEILEARAAQSDVTHVISVTDHDKELTQLKKEVEELKEELEQSRELISQQQQLLQDHLVPQPGEGQQSPLWDAYFLEEQLRLQQDREAFEEQKMAFQDEREKFTEAAIRLGRERLQFKDDQALFMKQQFLNMTPGLGTPPWKKTPPWSALSADKPKGTSHNAKQFTPSQSRASKLHKGSADLMSPSTAELYRVLRLAPPSRTMMSHRCDSSSQLDTESEDTSQRWSDSLSPRSDSPELQPLPQYVIPFKLSMTPYLRPRSTPVSLPRNHVDPRTPTTAELFRALHLTPAESIPSGKRRRGDELRRSILYHCHRRASISKAADSPCCRENVGRSEEAPPCPYGLARADFEMDSLSSEDSQQAHEEADIPNSEILSSTKEHSECFDNDSLYRVTPLHDATHVHYEEKVPHLKVDSHYCNQDNDERLWHCQEVDEDKYNRVYSKGILKSKPKETLHAKDHCRSRSRETLHPQDACIRASRSRSQERLPSKDQRKARSKEELYHRNHTCHQPKGALHFEDDCTAERNEGPSHCTSNRRRSLDSLHHKHGPKIQPRECHSLHKRSSRHRRDSLYTSGPGRSPLHFRRSCPSVRNATPWASRHVASNFCTDLLTQFLDSSF from the exons ATGCTCCGCTCATCAGGGACGTCAGAGAGAAATGTCCGTGATGTTCTGTCAGAGAATGCTGACTTGAAGAAATTCTATGAACAGATGAGGAGAGAGGTGCGGGCCGTTCTCAGCAGACATGAAGGCATACTCGGCAGGGTGACTACAGAA GATTCTCCCATAGTAAACAAGCGGGTTGGTGGTGGACGCACAAggcccaaccgtgttggagatgtTGGGTTAACAGGAATCCTAAGGAAGCAATGGAACAGCCTCAAGCAGCTGGTGGAGATACTGGAAGCCCGAG CCGCACAGTCCGATGTGACTCATGTGATAAGTGTGACTGATCATGACAAGGAACTAACCCAGCTGAAGAAGGAGGTGGAAGAGCTTAAAGAAGAGCTAGAACAGAGCCGGGAGCTGATAAGTCAACAGCAGCAGCTCCTACAG GACCACTTGGTTCCTCAGCCGGGTGAGGGTCAGCAATCCCCTCTGTGGGATGCCTACTTTTTAGAAGAACAGCTGAGATTACAACAAGACCGGGAGGCCTTTGAGGAGCAGAAGATGGCCTTTCAGGATGAGCGGGAGAAGTTCACGGAGGCAGCTATCCGACTGGGTAGAGAG CGTCTCCAGTTCAAGGACGATCAGGCTCTTTTCATGAAGCAGCAATTTTTGAATATGACTCCTGGTCTTGGGACTCCTCCATGGAAGAAGACTCCACCATGGTCTGCGCTTT CTGCGGACAAGCCAAAAGGCACCTCCCATAATGCCAAACAGTTTACGCCCAGTCAGTCCCGTGCCAGCAAACTGCACAAAGGGTCTGCAGATCTTATGAGCCCAAGCACTGCAGAGCTGTACAGAGTCCTGAGGCTGGCGCCTCCCAGCAG GACCATGATGTCTCATAGATGTGACAGCAGCAGCCAGCTAGACACTGAGTCAGAAGATACTAGCCAGAGATGGAGTGACAGCCTGTCACCGAGAAGCGATT ctccaGAGTTGCAACCTCTTCCTCAATATGTGATTCCATTCAAACTGAGCATGACACCGTATCTTCGCCCCAGGTCTACTCCAGTAAGCTTGCCTCGCAATCACGTAGACCCTCGCACGCCCACTACTGCGGAGCTGTTCAGAGCGTTGCACCTTACTCCTGCTGAAAG CATACCATCAGGAAAGAGAAGACGTGGAGATGAGTTAAGAAGGTCCATCCTCTATCATTGCCACCGTagagccagcatctccaaggctgcGGACTCTCCTTGTTGCAGGGAGAATGTCGGGAGAAGCGAGGAAGCACCACCATGTCCTTATGGTTTGGCCAGGGCAGATTTCGAGATGGATTCTCTGTCTTCTGAAGATAGCCAGCAGGCACACGAAGAAGCGGACATTCCCAACAGTGAAATACTGTCCTCGACTAAAGAGCACTCTGAATGTTTTGACAATGACTCTTTGTATAGAGTGACTCCTCTCCATGATGCCACCCATGTTCACTATGAGGAGAAGGTGCCTCATCTGAAGGTCGACAGTCACTATTGCAATCAAGACAATGATGAAAGATTGTGGCATTGTCAAGAGGTGGATGAAGACAAGTATAACAGGGTCTATTCTAAAGGCATCCTTAAAAGcaagccaaaagagaccctccacGCTAAAGACCACTGTAGGAGTAGATCTCGAGAGACCCTTCATCCTCAGGATGCGTGTATAAGAGCAAGCAGAAGCAGATCACAAGAGAGACTACCGTCTAAAGACCAGCGTAAAGCTAGATCCAAGGAAGAGCTTTACCACCGAAATCACACCTGCCACCAACCCAAAGGAGCTCTTCATTTTGAAGATGACTGTACCGCTGAAAGAAATGAGGGACCTTCCCACTGTACTTCTAACAGGAGAAGGTCTCTGGACTCTCTGCACCACAAACATGGCCCCAAAATCCAGCCAAGAGAGTGCCATTCTCTCCATAAAAGGTCATCCCGTCACCGCCGAGACTCCTTGTATACCTCAGGCCCAGGACGTTCACCCCTCCATTTCCGGCGCTCTTGTCCATCTGTCAGAAACGCTACACCTTGGGCTTCCAGACATGTGGCATCAAACTTTTGTACGGACCTGTTGACCCAGTTTCTGGATAGCTCCTTCTAA
- the ALKBH7 gene encoding alpha-ketoglutarate-dependent dioxygenase alkB homolog 7, mitochondrial codes for MAAPSARCCLGNMRPWLSGVTRPRGLFVVISGILARCHHAVPLPDNQISPSSTAVLSQLSPGLTLQPDFITAEEEAALCRELEPVLRKKRYESGHWDDAIHGFREVERLHWSPDSSAIVQRVREKAFPTGETQLSQVHVLDLQKDGYIKPHVDSIKFCGSTIAGICLLSSSVMRLVSVDNPEERADLLLPRRCLYIMSGVSRYKFTHEILRGEESFFNGVPVPRERRISVICRNLPVS; via the exons atggcggcgcccagcgcTCGCTGTTGCCTTGGTAACATGCGGCCGTGGCTCAGCGGTGTGACTAGGCCGCGGGGTCTTTTTGTAGTAATTTCAGGGATTCTGGCCCGGTGTCACCATGCGGTACCGCTGCCTGATAACCAGATCTCTCCGTCCTCCACCGCCGTGCTATCCCAGCTGTCCCCCGGCCTCACCCTGCAGCCGGACTTCATCACTGCCGAGGAGGAGGCCGCACTGTGCCGGGAGCTGGAGCCCGTTCTGAGGAAGAAGCGATACGAGAGCGGCCATTGGGATGAC GCGATCCATGGCTTCCGGGAGGTCGAGCGCCTGCACTGGTCCCCAGACTCCTCTGCCATCGTACAGAGGGTGAGAGAAAAGGCGTTCCCTACTGGAGagacccagctgtcccaggtccaTGTCCTAGACCTCCAGAAGGACGGGTATATCAAACCGCACGTGGACAGCATCAAG TTCTGCGGTTCGACCATCGCCGGGATCTGCTTGTTATCCAGCAGTGTCATGCGCCTGGTGTCTGTGGATAACCCCGAGGAGCGTGCCGATCTGCTGCTGCCCAGACGGTGCCTGTACATAATGAG TGGTGTCTCTCGCTACAAGTTTACCCATGAAATCCTGCGCGGCGAGGAATCCTTCTTCAATGGCGTGCCTGTGCCCCGAGAGCGCCGTATCTCCGTCATCTGCCGAAATCTTCCTGTGAGCTGA